In one Aeromicrobium erythreum genomic region, the following are encoded:
- a CDS encoding flavin reductase family protein encodes MSLRTRLVVGDEGVEPYRLMTALVVPRPIAWISTVDAQGRGNLAPHSFFTVACANPPILAFTSVGEKDTLRNVRETGELVVNLATQPLTDAINGSSAPYEHGIDEAEALGLATEPSELVAPRRVVDSPASIECRLHSTTELGDSTLVLAEVLLFSVADHVLVDGHPEFDRLAPMTRLGKEEWAPPSVPFTLPRPTDAP; translated from the coding sequence GTGAGCCTGCGCACCAGGCTCGTCGTGGGCGACGAGGGGGTCGAGCCGTACCGGCTGATGACCGCCCTCGTCGTCCCCCGACCCATCGCCTGGATCAGCACGGTCGACGCGCAGGGCCGGGGCAACCTGGCACCGCACTCGTTCTTCACGGTCGCGTGCGCGAACCCGCCGATCCTCGCGTTCACGTCGGTGGGCGAGAAGGACACGCTGCGCAACGTGCGCGAGACCGGCGAGCTGGTCGTGAACCTGGCGACGCAGCCGCTCACCGACGCCATCAACGGGTCGAGCGCGCCGTACGAGCACGGCATCGACGAGGCCGAGGCACTGGGGCTGGCCACCGAGCCGAGCGAGCTGGTCGCGCCGCGGCGCGTCGTCGACTCCCCCGCGTCGATCGAGTGCCGGCTGCACTCGACCACGGAGCTCGGCGACTCCACCCTCGTCCTCGCCGAGGTGCTGCTGTTCAGCGTCGCCGACCACGTGCTCGTCGACGGCCACCCCGAGTTCGACCGGCTGGCTCCGATGACCCGGCTCGGCAAGGAGGAGTGGGCGCCGCCCAGCGTCCCGTTCACGCTCCCCCGCCCCACCGACGCGCCCTGA
- a CDS encoding SDR family NAD(P)-dependent oxidoreductase translates to MGRFDGDVVIVTGGGSGIGAATARRFASEGATVVVAGRREEKLREVAESADGTVVPHRCDVSDVAAVEELVASTAETHGRLDVLVNNAGIGPSGPVPDVDRDAWDETLAIVLGGVFHTSRAALPHLLETRGSIVNVSSVSGVGGDWGAAAYNAAKGGVTNLTRAMALDHAEAGVRVNAVAPSLTKSEMTAGMADDQELLDRFWDRLPLGRAAEPEEVASVIAFLASDDASFVNGVVLPVDGGLTASNGQPRLG, encoded by the coding sequence ATGGGCAGGTTCGACGGCGACGTCGTGATCGTGACGGGCGGCGGGTCCGGCATCGGGGCCGCGACGGCGCGCCGCTTCGCGTCCGAGGGGGCGACGGTGGTCGTCGCGGGACGCCGCGAGGAGAAGCTGCGCGAGGTCGCCGAGTCCGCCGACGGCACCGTCGTGCCGCACCGCTGCGACGTCAGCGACGTGGCGGCGGTCGAGGAGCTCGTCGCCTCGACCGCCGAGACCCACGGCCGGCTCGACGTGCTCGTCAACAACGCCGGCATCGGACCGTCCGGGCCCGTGCCCGACGTCGACCGCGACGCCTGGGACGAGACGCTGGCGATCGTCCTCGGCGGCGTGTTCCACACGTCCCGCGCGGCGCTGCCCCACCTGCTCGAGACGCGCGGCAGCATCGTCAACGTCTCGTCGGTCTCCGGGGTCGGGGGCGACTGGGGCGCCGCCGCCTACAACGCGGCGAAGGGCGGCGTCACGAACCTCACCAGGGCCATGGCGCTCGACCACGCCGAGGCGGGGGTGCGGGTGAACGCGGTCGCACCGAGCCTGACGAAGTCGGAGATGACGGCGGGGATGGCCGACGACCAGGAGCTGCTCGACCGCTTCTGGGACCGGCTCCCGCTCGGTCGCGCGGCCGAGCCCGAGGAGGTCGCGTCGGTGATCGCCTTCCTCGCGAGCGACGACGCCTCGTTCGTCAACGGCGTCGTGCTGCCGGTCGACGGCGGCCTCACGGCGTCGAACGGGCAGCCCCGCCTGGGCTGA
- a CDS encoding NAD(P)-dependent alcohol dehydrogenase codes for MTTTVSALSVPDAGKPFETVDLERRDLKPNDVRIKIKYAGICHSDIHQARDEWGAGIFPMTPGHEIIGSVEEVGSDVTTHAVGDTVGVGCFVDSCLECDACKDGEEQFCDQGVVQTYSAKTYDGEVTYGGYSEQVVVRDHFAVKVPDGVDLAGTTPLLCAGITTYAPLVRHGVTEGSRVGVIGMGGLGHVAVKIAAALGAKVTVLSRTDAKKEDGLAFGASEYVATEEKGALKKLRGSFDIILNTVGASVPLDEYLGLLDRGGRMINLGAPSDALEVGAFSLLTMRRAVEGSMVGGLPQTQEMLDFCAEHDITATVEVISADQVDEYYDKVVDGDVRYRAVIDVATLAP; via the coding sequence ATGACTACCACCGTCTCCGCCCTGTCCGTCCCCGACGCCGGCAAGCCGTTCGAGACCGTCGACCTCGAGCGACGTGACCTGAAGCCGAACGACGTGCGCATCAAGATCAAGTACGCCGGGATCTGCCACTCCGACATCCACCAGGCGCGCGACGAGTGGGGCGCCGGGATCTTCCCGATGACGCCCGGTCACGAGATCATCGGCTCGGTCGAGGAGGTCGGGTCCGACGTCACCACGCACGCCGTCGGCGACACGGTGGGCGTCGGCTGCTTCGTCGACTCCTGCCTGGAGTGCGACGCCTGCAAGGACGGCGAGGAGCAGTTCTGCGACCAGGGCGTCGTGCAGACCTACTCCGCCAAGACCTACGACGGCGAGGTGACCTACGGCGGCTACAGCGAGCAGGTCGTCGTCCGCGACCACTTCGCGGTGAAGGTGCCCGACGGCGTCGACCTCGCCGGCACGACGCCGCTGCTGTGCGCCGGCATCACGACGTACGCCCCGCTGGTGCGCCACGGCGTCACCGAGGGCTCGCGCGTCGGCGTCATCGGCATGGGCGGGCTCGGCCACGTGGCCGTCAAGATCGCTGCCGCGCTCGGCGCGAAGGTCACCGTGCTCAGCCGCACCGACGCCAAGAAGGAGGACGGCCTCGCGTTCGGCGCGTCGGAGTACGTCGCCACCGAGGAGAAGGGTGCGCTGAAGAAGCTGCGCGGCTCCTTCGACATCATCCTCAACACCGTCGGCGCCTCCGTGCCGCTCGATGAGTACCTCGGCCTGCTCGACCGTGGCGGCCGGATGATCAACCTCGGCGCCCCCAGCGACGCGCTCGAGGTCGGCGCGTTCTCGCTGCTCACCATGCGTCGCGCGGTCGAGGGCTCGATGGTCGGCGGTCTGCCGCAGACGCAGGAGATGCTCGACTTCTGCGCCGAGCACGACATCACCGCCACCGTCGAGGTCATCTCGGCCGACCAGGTCGACGAGTACTACGACAAGGTCGTCGACGGCGACGTCCGCTACCGCGCCGTCATCGACGTCGCCACCCTCGCGCCGTGA
- a CDS encoding histidine phosphatase family protein, translating into MIRLFWMRHGESTWNVAGREQGRTAHPPLTDRGRAQVVAAAETLTQSGVTAVVCSPLVRARESADLVAAHLGLDVVEDPLLVERGLDETVEDVLGRIRTFLARPPLDSTVVVSHGDLIAYAHALLTGSAPSLPANAEVRVTVS; encoded by the coding sequence GTGATCCGCCTGTTCTGGATGCGTCACGGCGAGTCCACCTGGAACGTCGCCGGCCGCGAGCAGGGTCGGACGGCACACCCGCCGCTCACCGACCGGGGCCGCGCCCAGGTCGTCGCCGCCGCCGAGACGCTGACGCAGTCGGGCGTGACCGCCGTGGTGTGCTCGCCGCTGGTCCGGGCCCGCGAGAGCGCCGACCTCGTCGCCGCGCACCTGGGGCTCGACGTCGTGGAGGACCCGCTGCTCGTCGAGCGCGGCCTCGACGAGACGGTCGAGGACGTCCTGGGGCGGATCAGGACCTTCCTCGCCCGGCCGCCGCTCGACAGCACCGTCGTCGTCAGCCACGGCGACCTCATCGCCTACGCCCACGCCCTCCTGACGGGGTCGGCGCCGAGCCTGCCCGCGAACGCCGAGGTCCGGGTGACGGTGTCGTGA
- a CDS encoding cobalt-precorrin-6A reductase has protein sequence MMLLLGGTAEARALARSLEGLRFTSSLAGRVARPRMPVGETRIGGFGGVDGLRAYLRDEDVTAVVDATHPFAAGISRNAALACAAEGVPLLRLERPGWSTRPDADGWHWVDSHEEAAAATARLGRRPFLSIGRQGLAPFVEPLRDVPALVRVVDEPEVPLPPAWTLLQSRGPYDLASERSLLAKHDVDVVVTKDSGGEHTVAKLDVAAERGAAVVVVRRPAPPEGVETVSDVDDAAAWARARS, from the coding sequence ATGATGCTGCTGCTGGGAGGCACGGCCGAGGCCCGTGCGCTCGCGCGCTCGCTCGAGGGACTGCGGTTCACGTCGTCGCTGGCCGGCCGCGTCGCCCGGCCGCGGATGCCTGTGGGCGAGACCCGGATCGGCGGCTTCGGCGGCGTCGACGGCCTGCGGGCCTACCTGCGCGACGAGGACGTGACCGCAGTGGTCGACGCGACGCACCCGTTCGCGGCGGGCATCTCGCGCAACGCCGCGCTGGCCTGCGCGGCCGAGGGCGTGCCGCTGCTGCGGCTCGAGCGCCCGGGCTGGTCGACCCGCCCCGACGCCGACGGCTGGCACTGGGTCGACTCGCACGAGGAGGCCGCCGCGGCGACCGCGAGGCTGGGGCGCCGGCCGTTCCTGAGCATCGGACGTCAGGGGCTCGCCCCGTTCGTCGAGCCGCTGCGCGACGTGCCCGCACTGGTGCGGGTGGTCGACGAGCCCGAGGTGCCGCTGCCGCCGGCCTGGACGCTGCTGCAGAGCCGCGGGCCCTACGACCTCGCGTCGGAGCGCTCGCTGCTCGCGAAGCACGACGTCGACGTGGTCGTCACGAAGGACTCCGGCGGCGAGCACACGGTGGCGAAGCTCGACGTGGCCGCGGAGCGCGGTGCCGCCGTGGTGGTCGTGCGTCGCCCGGCGCCGCCCGAGGGCGTCGAGACGGTCAGCGACGTCGACGACGCAGCAGCCTGGGCACGAGCACGCAGCTGA
- a CDS encoding helix-turn-helix domain-containing protein, producing MSSQLTVAEAAALLGVATAEVHRLIATGRVEHQLACSGRCELLVSAESVEALRSAAGRA from the coding sequence ATGTCGTCGCAGCTGACCGTCGCCGAGGCCGCCGCGTTGCTCGGCGTGGCGACGGCGGAGGTGCACCGGCTCATCGCGACCGGGCGGGTCGAGCACCAGCTGGCCTGCTCCGGACGGTGCGAGCTGCTCGTCAGCGCCGAGTCGGTCGAGGCGCTGCGTTCGGCCGCCGGTCGGGCCTGA
- a CDS encoding AMP-binding protein, whose protein sequence is MTLQARPTDVVDDLLATYADVGADAAYLACDRHDPAATAFVLVDDDLVATPLTYGELAEESRRMAALLREHGVARGDRVPVLLGKRRELPVTLLALWRLGAVHVPLFTAFATGAIRTRVEGSSARVVVTEPDQRSKLDPLPGLDVLEVGPALEHELSTVEPVAERVAVGGDGTIMQLFTSGTTGSPKPVTVPLRALASFHVYLQLSLDVREDDVFWNAADPGWAYGLYYGLAGPLVAGRPNVLHTAGFTPAGTVAVVERLGVTNFAGAPTMYRAISKSGLVEHLPLRRASSAGEPLTPDVLAWARRVLGIEVRDHYGQTELGMVICNSWNDDVARPVKDGSMGVPMPGYAADVVDGQIAIDVPASPLFWFEGYHGDPEKTAERFSPDGRWYLTADTGSVDEDGYFQFTARDDDVILAAGYRIGPFDVESVLITHPSVVDVAVVGRPDPEGVRGEVVEAFVVLADGVQDGPELHAELTALVRDGYSRHAYPRRIHVLDALPKTPSGKVQRYLLRSL, encoded by the coding sequence ATGACCCTCCAGGCGCGCCCGACGGACGTGGTCGACGACCTGCTGGCGACGTACGCCGACGTCGGCGCGGACGCGGCCTACCTCGCGTGCGACCGGCACGACCCGGCCGCGACCGCGTTCGTGCTCGTCGACGACGACCTCGTCGCGACGCCGTTGACGTACGGCGAGCTCGCCGAGGAGTCGCGACGGATGGCGGCCCTGCTGCGCGAGCACGGTGTCGCGCGCGGCGACCGCGTTCCGGTGCTGCTGGGCAAGCGACGTGAGCTGCCCGTGACGCTGCTGGCGCTGTGGCGCCTCGGTGCCGTGCACGTGCCGCTGTTCACGGCGTTCGCCACCGGTGCGATCCGCACGCGGGTGGAGGGGTCGTCGGCCCGCGTCGTCGTCACCGAGCCCGACCAGCGCAGCAAGCTCGACCCGCTGCCGGGGCTCGACGTGCTGGAGGTGGGCCCGGCGCTCGAGCACGAGCTGTCGACCGTCGAGCCGGTCGCCGAGCGGGTGGCGGTCGGCGGCGACGGCACGATCATGCAGCTGTTCACCAGCGGCACGACCGGCAGCCCGAAGCCGGTCACGGTGCCGCTGCGCGCGCTGGCGTCGTTCCACGTCTACCTGCAGCTGTCGCTCGACGTGCGCGAGGACGACGTGTTCTGGAACGCCGCCGACCCGGGCTGGGCGTACGGCCTCTACTACGGGCTGGCTGGTCCTCTCGTGGCCGGTCGGCCCAACGTGCTGCACACCGCCGGGTTCACGCCGGCCGGGACGGTCGCGGTCGTCGAGCGCCTCGGCGTCACGAACTTCGCCGGCGCCCCGACGATGTACCGCGCCATCAGCAAGAGCGGTCTCGTCGAGCACCTGCCGCTGCGGCGGGCGTCGTCGGCGGGCGAGCCCCTGACCCCGGACGTGCTGGCGTGGGCCCGGCGGGTGCTGGGGATCGAGGTGCGCGACCACTACGGCCAGACGGAGCTGGGCATGGTGATCTGCAACAGCTGGAACGACGACGTCGCCCGTCCGGTCAAGGACGGGTCGATGGGGGTGCCGATGCCCGGCTACGCCGCGGACGTCGTCGACGGGCAGATCGCGATCGACGTGCCCGCCAGCCCGCTGTTCTGGTTCGAGGGCTACCACGGCGACCCGGAGAAGACGGCCGAGCGGTTCAGTCCCGACGGCCGCTGGTACCTCACCGCCGACACGGGCTCGGTCGACGAGGACGGCTACTTCCAGTTCACGGCCCGCGACGACGACGTGATCCTGGCGGCGGGCTACCGCATCGGCCCGTTCGACGTCGAGAGCGTGCTCATCACGCACCCGTCGGTCGTCGACGTCGCCGTTGTCGGGCGGCCGGACCCCGAGGGGGTCCGCGGCGAGGTCGTGGAGGCGTTCGTGGTGCTGGCCGATGGGGTGCAGGACGGGCCGGAGCTGCACGCCGAGCTGACCGCCCTGGTGCGCGACGGCTACTCGCGGCACGCCTACCCGCGGCGCATCCACGTGCTCGACGCGCTGCCGAAGACGCCGAGCGGCAAGGTCCAGCGGTACCTGCTGCGCTCGCTGTGA
- a CDS encoding adenosylcobinamide-GDP ribazoletransferase: MTLDAWRLAVGTLSAWPVRPPRTVDRDVAGRAMLLAPLAVLPLAVAATLLVLVADAAGLAPFVTGLLVVALLALGTRAFHLDGLADTADGLTSSYERERTLAVMRSGDVGPAGAAALVLVLGLQAAGVAALAASDAALVVGAAVLLSRGTLALACARPVPAGEGSRLGATVAGTVPVVAAVAALLVWTALLVGSGLLVDVPWWRTLVAAGVAVVVLALLLLRARRRLGGVTGDVLGAGVELTLAAVLVVLS; encoded by the coding sequence GTGACCCTCGACGCCTGGCGGCTCGCCGTCGGCACGCTCAGCGCGTGGCCGGTGCGGCCACCGCGCACCGTCGACCGCGACGTCGCCGGCCGGGCCATGCTGCTCGCACCGCTCGCCGTCCTCCCGCTCGCCGTGGCCGCCACCCTGCTCGTGCTGGTCGCCGACGCCGCCGGTCTCGCACCGTTCGTGACGGGCCTGCTCGTCGTCGCGCTGCTCGCGCTCGGCACCCGCGCGTTCCACCTCGACGGCCTCGCCGACACCGCCGACGGCCTCACGTCGTCGTACGAGCGCGAGCGCACGCTCGCCGTCATGCGCTCCGGCGACGTCGGGCCGGCCGGGGCCGCGGCCCTCGTGCTCGTGCTCGGGCTGCAGGCCGCTGGCGTCGCGGCGCTCGCCGCCTCCGACGCGGCCCTCGTGGTCGGCGCGGCCGTGCTGCTGTCGCGGGGGACCCTCGCGCTCGCCTGCGCCCGACCGGTGCCGGCCGGCGAGGGCTCCAGGCTCGGCGCCACGGTCGCGGGCACCGTGCCGGTGGTCGCCGCCGTGGCCGCCCTCCTGGTCTGGACCGCTCTGCTCGTGGGCAGCGGCCTGCTCGTCGACGTGCCGTGGTGGCGCACCCTCGTCGCCGCCGGCGTCGCCGTGGTCGTCCTGGCGCTGCTCCTGCTGCGGGCCCGGCGCCGGCTCGGCGGGGTCACCGGCGACGTGCTCGGTGCCGGGGTGGAGCTGACGCTCGCGGCGGTCCTGGTGGTGCTGTCGTGA
- a CDS encoding cobalamin biosynthesis protein → MTAPSARAAGLVLGFAADRLLGDPQRLHPVAGFGRAAAALERRTYADRRPAGVVHVGLLVGGSALAGVVAQATARRRGSLAETLVVAGCTWAVLGGRSLEREALAVHDHLVADDLPAARRRVTHLVGRDPSVLDAAGVARATVESVAENTSDAVVAPLVAGAVAGVPGLLAYRAANTLDAMVGHRTPRLERFGWAAARLDDLLNLVPARLSAALAAVAAPLVGGSPAAAVRAWARDARHHPSPNAGPVEAAFAGALGVQLGGVNVYFGRTEDRHTLGDGRPVAPADVARATRLALLVDVGALLSCVLVPRLLRRRRR, encoded by the coding sequence GTGACGGCACCGAGCGCGAGGGCCGCCGGACTCGTCCTGGGCTTCGCCGCCGACCGTCTCCTCGGCGACCCGCAGCGCCTCCACCCGGTCGCCGGGTTCGGTCGCGCGGCAGCCGCCCTCGAACGTCGCACCTACGCCGACCGACGACCCGCGGGCGTCGTCCACGTCGGCCTGCTCGTCGGCGGCAGCGCGCTGGCGGGCGTCGTCGCGCAGGCCACGGCGAGGCGTCGCGGGTCCCTGGCCGAGACGCTGGTGGTGGCCGGCTGCACGTGGGCCGTCCTCGGCGGTCGCTCCCTCGAGCGCGAGGCGCTCGCCGTGCACGACCACCTCGTCGCCGACGACCTGCCGGCGGCCCGCCGGCGCGTCACGCACCTCGTCGGCCGCGACCCCAGCGTCCTCGACGCCGCCGGCGTCGCGCGTGCCACCGTCGAGTCGGTGGCCGAGAACACCTCCGACGCGGTCGTCGCCCCGCTCGTGGCCGGCGCCGTCGCCGGGGTGCCGGGCCTGCTCGCGTACCGCGCCGCGAACACGCTCGACGCCATGGTCGGGCACCGCACACCGCGTCTCGAGCGGTTCGGCTGGGCCGCCGCCCGCCTCGACGACCTGCTCAACCTCGTGCCCGCACGGCTGTCCGCCGCGCTCGCCGCCGTCGCCGCCCCGCTCGTCGGCGGCAGCCCCGCGGCAGCCGTCCGCGCCTGGGCGCGCGACGCCCGGCACCATCCCAGCCCCAACGCGGGCCCCGTCGAGGCGGCGTTCGCGGGGGCGCTCGGCGTGCAGCTGGGCGGCGTCAACGTCTACTTCGGCCGCACGGAGGACCGGCACACGCTGGGCGACGGACGCCCCGTCGCGCCCGCCGACGTCGCCCGCGCCACGCGGCTCGCGCTGCTGGTCGACGTCGGGGCGCTGCTCAGCTGCGTGCTCGTGCCCAGGCTGCTGCGTCGTCGACGTCGCTGA
- the cobA gene encoding uroporphyrinogen-III C-methyltransferase encodes MPDGQGTPAAEPTGVPRPQPGEVVLVGAGPGDPDLMTVGGQRALAQADVVVTDRLVPLAALDAVRADALVIDVAKVPGGRSTPQETINDLLVEHALAGRRVVRLKGGDPFVFGRGGEEALACAAAGVPVRVLPGVTSSVSAPALAGIPVTHRGTTQGFTVVSGHVPPGHPDCTVDWKALASTGTTLVVLMGVRTLPAIAEALVQGGLDPRTPAAVVADAGLPSQRRVDGTVATIADVVAESGIGAPAVTVVGHVVDVLS; translated from the coding sequence CTGCCCGACGGCCAGGGCACCCCCGCCGCCGAGCCCACGGGTGTTCCTCGACCGCAGCCGGGCGAGGTCGTGCTCGTCGGCGCCGGCCCGGGAGACCCCGACCTCATGACGGTCGGCGGCCAGCGCGCGCTCGCCCAGGCCGACGTCGTGGTCACCGACCGGCTCGTGCCCCTGGCGGCGCTCGACGCCGTCCGCGCCGACGCGCTCGTCATCGACGTGGCCAAGGTGCCCGGAGGCCGCTCCACGCCGCAGGAGACCATCAACGACCTGCTGGTCGAGCACGCCCTGGCGGGCCGTCGAGTGGTCCGGCTCAAGGGCGGCGACCCGTTCGTGTTCGGCCGTGGTGGCGAGGAGGCGCTGGCCTGCGCCGCCGCCGGCGTGCCCGTGCGCGTCCTGCCGGGCGTCACGTCCTCGGTCTCGGCGCCGGCCCTCGCCGGCATCCCCGTGACCCACCGCGGCACCACGCAGGGGTTCACGGTGGTCTCAGGCCACGTGCCGCCCGGCCACCCCGACTGCACCGTCGACTGGAAGGCGCTCGCCTCCACCGGCACGACCCTCGTCGTGCTCATGGGGGTGCGCACGCTGCCGGCGATCGCGGAGGCGCTCGTGCAGGGTGGTCTCGACCCCCGCACCCCCGCTGCGGTCGTGGCCGACGCGGGACTGCCGAGCCAGCGTCGCGTCGACGGGACCGTGGCCACCATCGCCGACGTCGTGGCCGAGAGCGGCATCGGCGCACCGGCCGTCACCGTGGTGGGGCACGTCGTGGACGTCCTGTCGTGA
- a CDS encoding cobyric acid synthase — protein sequence MRTPGLLVAGTTSDAGKSVVTTGICRAFARRGLRVAPYKAQNMSNNSMVVPLGHDADAGFGEIGRAQWVQALAARATPEVAMNPVLLKPGSDRRSHAVVMGRPGGVVDATDFVEGRRHLAQAAHAAFDDLAARHDVVVAEGAGSPTEINLRASDYVNLGLAQHARMPVVVVGDIDRGGLFAALHGTVALLDAADQALVAGFVVNKFRGEVSLLEPGLGRLTELTGRPFLGVLPWDPTLWLDSEDALDLEGRRSGTAGALRVAVVRLPRISNFTDVDALGVEPGVDVVFVSDPRDVADADLVVLPGTRATIDDLAWLRSRGLDRAVVAHARAGRPVLGICGGFQMLGRQVHDPDAVEASTPRSVEGLGLLDVETTFGTEKVLRLPVGEALGATTSGYEIHHGRITRGADEEFLAGARRGAVMGTMWHGSLEGDAFRHAFLAEVAAAAGTTLPDSDVSFGALREARLDRLGDLVEAHLDVDALWTLARDGAPADLPLLPPGAGSVA from the coding sequence ATGCGCACACCTGGGCTGCTGGTCGCCGGCACCACCTCCGACGCCGGCAAGAGCGTGGTCACCACGGGGATCTGCCGGGCGTTCGCGCGCCGCGGCCTCCGGGTCGCGCCCTACAAGGCGCAGAACATGTCGAACAACTCGATGGTCGTCCCGCTGGGGCACGACGCCGACGCCGGCTTCGGTGAGATCGGCCGGGCCCAGTGGGTGCAGGCGCTCGCGGCCCGCGCCACCCCGGAGGTGGCGATGAACCCGGTGCTCCTGAAGCCGGGCAGCGACCGGCGCAGCCATGCCGTGGTCATGGGTCGGCCCGGCGGGGTCGTGGACGCGACGGACTTCGTCGAGGGGCGGCGCCACCTCGCGCAGGCGGCCCACGCGGCGTTCGACGACCTGGCCGCGCGGCACGACGTGGTCGTGGCCGAGGGTGCCGGTTCGCCGACCGAGATCAACCTGCGCGCGTCGGACTACGTGAACCTCGGGCTCGCGCAGCACGCGCGGATGCCGGTGGTCGTGGTGGGCGACATCGACCGCGGCGGGCTGTTCGCCGCGCTGCACGGAACGGTGGCCCTGCTCGACGCGGCCGACCAGGCGCTCGTGGCGGGGTTCGTGGTCAACAAGTTCCGCGGGGAGGTCTCGCTGCTGGAGCCGGGCCTCGGCCGGCTGACGGAGCTCACCGGTCGGCCGTTCCTGGGGGTGCTCCCGTGGGACCCGACGCTGTGGCTCGACTCCGAGGACGCGCTCGACCTGGAGGGGAGGCGCTCCGGCACCGCGGGGGCCCTGCGGGTCGCGGTGGTGCGACTGCCCCGGATCAGCAACTTCACCGACGTCGACGCCCTCGGCGTGGAGCCCGGGGTCGACGTGGTGTTCGTGTCCGACCCGCGCGACGTCGCCGACGCCGACCTGGTGGTGCTGCCGGGCACCCGGGCCACCATCGACGACCTGGCGTGGCTGCGGTCCCGGGGCCTGGACCGCGCCGTCGTCGCGCACGCGCGGGCCGGGCGCCCAGTGCTGGGGATCTGCGGCGGGTTCCAGATGCTCGGCCGGCAGGTGCACGACCCTGACGCGGTCGAGGCGTCGACGCCGCGCAGCGTCGAGGGTCTGGGGCTGCTCGACGTGGAGACGACGTTCGGCACGGAGAAGGTGCTCCGGCTCCCCGTCGGCGAGGCGCTGGGTGCGACGACGTCGGGCTACGAGATCCACCACGGCCGGATCACGCGGGGTGCCGACGAGGAGTTCCTGGCCGGCGCACGACGCGGCGCGGTCATGGGCACGATGTGGCACGGCAGCCTCGAGGGCGACGCGTTCCGGCACGCGTTCCTCGCGGAGGTGGCGGCTGCGGCGGGCACGACCCTGCCGGACTCCGACGTGTCCTTCGGGGCGCTGCGCGAGGCGCGGCTGGACCGCTTGGGCGACCTCGTGGAGGCGCACCTCGACGTCGACGCGCTCTGGACGCTCGCCCGCGACGGCGCACCCGCCGACCTGCCGCTGCTGCCCCCGGGAGCGGGGAGCGTCGCATGA
- a CDS encoding zinc-binding dehydrogenase: protein MRAVVCHEQDLQVTELPDPVPGPGQVLLRVLRTGICGSDLHARVHSDATADMAAEVGYDHFMRSGSPVVLGHEFVGEVVSYGPRTRGRWKPGTRVVSMPLLETDDGLHMTGLSPHAPGGYAELMVVSEAVTFEVPDGVDVEHAATTEPLAVAWHAVRKGRVGRKDVAVVVGCGPIGLAVVLMLKAHGVRTVVASDYSPGRRALAERCGADVVVDPAVESPWDRFADDSRYLTTAPDLMQLGMSTMKRLRAVPFLPWPRVFQAAEKLGALPTGPVVFECVGVPGIIEQVVTAAPLQSRIVVVGVCMEPDTFRPSMAINKEVELRFAFCYDPAEFHTTLQMIAAGTVDPSPLLTGTVGLDEVADAFAWLADPEQHAKILVDPSR, encoded by the coding sequence ATGCGTGCCGTCGTCTGCCACGAGCAGGACCTCCAGGTGACCGAGCTGCCCGATCCCGTGCCCGGCCCCGGCCAAGTGCTCCTGAGGGTGCTGCGCACCGGCATCTGCGGGTCCGACCTGCACGCCCGCGTGCACAGCGACGCCACCGCCGACATGGCTGCCGAGGTCGGCTACGACCACTTCATGCGGTCCGGCTCACCCGTCGTCCTCGGCCACGAGTTCGTCGGCGAGGTCGTGTCCTACGGTCCGCGCACCCGCGGTCGGTGGAAGCCGGGCACCCGCGTCGTGTCGATGCCGCTGCTCGAGACCGACGACGGGCTGCACATGACCGGCCTGTCGCCGCACGCGCCCGGCGGCTACGCCGAGCTGATGGTCGTCTCGGAGGCGGTCACGTTCGAGGTGCCCGACGGCGTCGACGTCGAGCACGCCGCCACCACCGAGCCGCTCGCCGTCGCCTGGCACGCCGTGCGCAAGGGTCGGGTGGGCCGCAAGGACGTCGCCGTCGTCGTCGGCTGCGGACCGATCGGCCTCGCCGTCGTCCTCATGCTGAAGGCGCACGGCGTGCGGACCGTGGTGGCCAGCGACTACTCCCCAGGCCGACGCGCGCTGGCCGAGCGGTGCGGCGCCGACGTCGTCGTCGACCCGGCGGTCGAGTCCCCGTGGGACCGCTTCGCCGACGACTCGCGGTACCTGACGACCGCGCCCGACCTCATGCAGCTCGGGATGAGCACCATGAAGCGGCTGCGGGCCGTCCCGTTCCTGCCGTGGCCACGGGTGTTCCAGGCGGCCGAGAAGCTGGGCGCGCTCCCGACCGGTCCGGTCGTCTTCGAGTGCGTGGGCGTGCCCGGCATCATCGAGCAGGTCGTCACCGCAGCTCCGCTGCAGTCGCGCATCGTCGTGGTCGGGGTGTGCATGGAGCCCGACACGTTCCGCCCGTCGATGGCGATCAACAAGGAGGTCGAGCTGCGCTTCGCGTTCTGCTACGACCCGGCCGAGTTCCACACCACGCTGCAGATGATCGCCGCCGGCACGGTCGACCCCTCGCCGCTGCTCACCGGCACCGTGGGGCTCGACGAGGTCGCCGACGCGTTCGCCTGGCTCGCCGACCCAGAGCAGCACGCCAAGATCCTGGTCGACCCGAGCCGCTGA